The Streptococcus sp. VT 162 genome has a window encoding:
- a CDS encoding DeoR faimly transcriptional regulator codes for MLKQEKLDSILEAVNTKGTITVKEIMESLDVSDMTARRYLQELADKDLLVRVHGGAEKLRTGSLLNNERSNVEKQGLQIAEKQEISRFAGHLIDEGETIFIGPGTTLECFARELPIDNIRVVTNSLPVFLILNERKLTDLILIGGNYRSITGAFVGTLTLQDLTNLQFSKAFVSCNGIKDKAIATFSEEEGEVQRISLNNANKKYLLADHSKFNKFDFYTFYNISEIDTIVSDSKLSQETFEDLSKQTTILLSKP; via the coding sequence ATGCTAAAGCAAGAAAAACTAGATAGTATTCTAGAAGCAGTAAATACAAAAGGCACTATTACTGTAAAAGAGATTATGGAGAGTCTTGATGTGTCAGATATGACAGCTCGCCGCTATTTACAAGAACTAGCAGACAAGGATTTGCTGGTTCGTGTGCACGGTGGCGCTGAAAAACTTCGTACAGGTTCTCTCTTAAACAACGAACGCTCAAACGTCGAAAAACAAGGCTTGCAGATTGCTGAAAAACAAGAAATTAGCCGTTTTGCAGGGCATTTGATTGACGAAGGTGAAACTATTTTTATCGGGCCAGGAACAACCTTAGAATGTTTTGCTCGTGAGCTCCCAATTGATAATATTCGTGTTGTAACAAACAGTCTTCCTGTTTTTCTCATCCTAAACGAACGAAAACTAACAGATTTGATCTTGATTGGCGGAAATTATCGCTCCATCACTGGTGCTTTTGTAGGGACACTTACCTTACAGGATTTGACCAACCTTCAGTTTTCTAAGGCTTTTGTGAGCTGTAATGGTATCAAGGATAAAGCTATTGCTACTTTCAGCGAAGAAGAGGGCGAGGTACAACGAATCTCCTTGAACAATGCCAATAAAAAATACTTACTGGCAGACCACAGCAAGTTTAATAAGTTTGATTTTTACACGTTCTACAATATCTCAGAGATTGATACCATCGTTTCAGATTCCAAACTGAGTCAGGAGACATTTGAAGACCTGTCGAAACAAACAACCATTCTTTTATCAAAACCATAA
- a CDS encoding dipeptidyl aminopeptidase encodes MKENDVILKRQSTQIFFKNGDTDFFFNWLLGIGEIFGFSHGELYYLAQRLGNSPKPDDWKNVFLSHVNYLEQEASNSGLSEQTKAQYYLAQTYSLRSAIQFTDPFSEEYLPTVRQMEKVFSSAIHSLGAPIEKLTIPYQGSYLPGYYLHSDDNCPTIIMIGGGDTYREDLFYFAGYPGWIRNYNVLMVDLPGQGSNPSRGLVFDVDASIPISLCIDWLENRNPKLNYLAIYGVSGGGYFTAQAVEKDPRIHAWIASTPIYDVAELFRKEFGSSLKAPSWLINAILKLAGNWNESANLNLKKYAWQFGTSDFKSAIDDVFNHAKIVDYQKIQCPCLFIMGKGEGAELQHQTKVIYEELKSKNQQTKLQVFEAESGADAHCQVNNLRLAHNVVFDWLDTLFEWNQSKF; translated from the coding sequence GTGAAAGAAAATGATGTTATTTTAAAACGGCAATCGACTCAAATATTTTTTAAGAATGGTGATACGGATTTTTTCTTCAATTGGTTGTTAGGAATCGGTGAAATTTTTGGTTTCTCTCATGGAGAGCTTTATTATCTTGCTCAAAGATTGGGGAACTCACCAAAGCCTGATGACTGGAAAAATGTATTTTTATCGCATGTAAACTACCTTGAACAAGAAGCAAGTAATTCAGGATTGAGTGAACAAACAAAGGCGCAGTATTATCTTGCACAGACCTACTCACTTCGCTCGGCAATCCAATTTACCGATCCATTTTCTGAAGAGTATTTACCGACCGTTCGTCAAATGGAGAAGGTGTTTTCTAGTGCAATTCATTCACTAGGTGCACCGATTGAAAAATTAACTATTCCCTATCAGGGTTCTTACTTGCCTGGTTATTATCTTCATAGCGACGATAATTGCCCAACGATAATCATGATTGGTGGAGGTGATACTTATCGCGAAGATTTATTTTACTTTGCAGGATATCCTGGATGGATACGAAATTATAATGTTTTAATGGTTGATCTTCCTGGTCAAGGGAGCAATCCTAGTAGAGGGCTGGTCTTTGATGTGGATGCTTCTATTCCAATTTCATTATGCATAGACTGGTTGGAAAATAGAAATCCTAAACTAAATTATTTAGCTATTTATGGTGTCAGCGGAGGGGGATATTTTACTGCACAAGCTGTCGAAAAGGATCCAAGAATTCATGCTTGGATTGCTAGTACCCCTATTTACGACGTTGCAGAACTTTTCAGAAAAGAATTTGGATCAAGTTTGAAAGCACCTAGTTGGTTAATAAATGCCATTTTAAAATTAGCTGGAAATTGGAATGAATCAGCAAATTTAAATCTTAAAAAGTATGCATGGCAGTTTGGTACTTCTGATTTTAAGAGTGCTATTGATGATGTATTTAACCATGCAAAGATTGTGGATTACCAAAAAATTCAATGCCCATGCCTTTTTATCATGGGAAAGGGTGAGGGTGCTGAACTGCAGCATCAAACTAAGGTGATTTATGAAGAACTTAAATCTAAAAATCAACAAACTAAACTTCAAGTATTTGAGGCGGAAAGTGGTGCGGACGCTCATTGCCAAGTCAATAATCTAAGACTCGCCCATAATGTCGTTTTTGATTGGTTGGATACTTTATTTGAATGGAATCAATCAAAGTTTTAG
- a CDS encoding phosphocarrier protein HPr yields the protein MASKDFHVVAETGIHARPATLLVQTASKFASDITLEYKGKSVNLKSIMGVMSLGVGQGADVTISAEGADADDAIAAITETMEKEGLA from the coding sequence ATGGCTTCTAAAGATTTCCACGTAGTGGCAGAAACAGGTATTCACGCGCGTCCAGCAACATTGTTGGTTCAAACAGCTAGCAAATTTGCTTCAGATATCACTCTTGAATACAAAGGTAAATCAGTAAATCTTAAATCTATCATGGGTGTTATGAGTCTTGGTGTTGGCCAAGGTGCTGACGTTACAATTTCAGCTGAAGGTGCAGATGCTGACGACGCAATCGCTGCTATCACTGAAACTATGGAAAAAGAAGGATTGGCATAA
- a CDS encoding 6-phospho-beta-galactosidase (catalyzes the formation of 6-phospho-galactose from a 6-phospho-beta-galactoside) gives MTKTLPKDFIFGGATAAYQAEGATNTDGKGPVAWDKYLKDNYWYTAEPASDFYHKYPVDLKLAEEYGVNGIRISIAWSRIFPTGYGKVNAKGVEFYHNLFAECHKRHVEPFVTLHHFDTPEALHSNGDFLNRENIDHFVDYAAFCFEEFPEVNYWTTFNEIGPIGDGQYLVGKFPPGIQYDLAKVFQSHHNMMVSHARAVKLYKVKGYKGEIGVVHALPTKYPLDPNNPADVRAAELEDIIHNKFILDATYLGRYSGETMEGVNHILSINGGSLDLREEDFTALEAAKDLNDFLGINYYMSDWMQAFDGETEIIHNGKGEKGSSKYQIKGVGRRVAPDYVPRTDWDWIIYPQGLYDQIMRVKKDYPNYKKIYITENGLGYKDEFVDGTVYDDGRIDYVKKHMEVIADAISDGANVKGYFIWSLMDVFSWSNGYEKRYGLFYVDFETQERYPKKSAHWYKKLAETQLIE, from the coding sequence ATGACAAAAACACTTCCAAAAGACTTTATTTTTGGCGGGGCAACAGCAGCCTATCAAGCAGAAGGTGCGACCAATACCGATGGTAAAGGACCAGTTGCCTGGGATAAATACCTCAAAGATAACTACTGGTACACTGCTGAACCAGCCAGTGATTTCTATCACAAATACCCAGTTGACCTCAAACTAGCAGAAGAGTATGGTGTCAATGGTATCCGTATTTCAATCGCTTGGTCACGTATCTTTCCAACTGGTTACGGGAAAGTCAATGCCAAGGGAGTTGAGTTCTATCATAATCTATTTGCAGAATGTCACAAACGGCATGTTGAGCCCTTTGTAACTCTTCATCACTTTGACACGCCAGAAGCACTTCATTCAAATGGAGATTTCCTGAACAGAGAAAACATTGATCACTTTGTGGATTATGCAGCCTTCTGTTTTGAAGAATTTCCTGAAGTCAACTATTGGACAACCTTTAATGAAATTGGGCCGATAGGAGATGGTCAGTATTTAGTTGGGAAATTCCCTCCAGGTATTCAGTACGACCTTGCCAAAGTCTTTCAATCTCATCACAATATGATGGTGTCGCATGCGCGTGCAGTCAAGCTATATAAGGTTAAAGGCTATAAAGGTGAAATTGGTGTGGTTCATGCCCTGCCTACTAAGTATCCTCTGGATCCAAATAATCCAGCAGATGTTCGCGCTGCTGAGTTGGAAGATATCATCCACAATAAATTTATCTTGGATGCAACTTATCTTGGACGATATTCCGGAGAAACCATGGAAGGCGTCAACCATATTTTATCCATCAATGGTGGTAGCTTAGATCTTCGTGAAGAAGATTTCACAGCATTAGAAGCTGCAAAAGACTTGAACGACTTCCTCGGCATTAACTACTATATGAGTGATTGGATGCAAGCCTTTGATGGAGAAACTGAAATTATCCATAATGGTAAAGGTGAGAAAGGAAGCTCTAAATACCAAATCAAAGGTGTTGGTCGTCGTGTAGCTCCTGATTATGTACCACGTACGGATTGGGATTGGATTATCTACCCTCAAGGTTTGTATGATCAAATCATGCGCGTGAAGAAAGATTACCCAAATTACAAAAAAATCTACATCACAGAGAATGGTCTCGGATACAAAGATGAGTTTGTGGATGGAACAGTCTACGATGATGGACGGATTGATTATGTTAAGAAACATATGGAAGTGATTGCAGATGCAATCTCTGATGGAGCCAACGTCAAAGGCTACTTTATCTGGTCATTGATGGATGTCTTCTCTTGGTCAAACGGTTATGAAAAACGCTACGGTCTCTTTTATGTAGACTTTGAAACTCAAGAACGTTATCCTAAGAAATCAGCTCACTGGTACAAGAAACTAGCTGAGACACAACTTATTGAATAA
- a CDS encoding glutaredoxin, whose protein sequence is MVTVYSKNNCVQCKMTKRFLDSNNVAYREINLDEQPEYIDQVKELGFSAAPVIQTPTEVFSGFQPGKLKQLA, encoded by the coding sequence ATGGTAACCGTTTATTCTAAAAACAACTGTGTCCAATGTAAGATGACCAAGCGTTTCTTGGACAGCAACAATGTCGCTTATCGTGAGATCAATCTCGACGAGCAACCAGAGTACATCGATCAAGTTAAAGAGCTCGGTTTCAGCGCAGCTCCTGTTATCCAAACACCAACTGAAGTCTTTTCAGGCTTCCAACCAGGAAAACTGAAACAATTAGCATAA
- a CDS encoding ribonucleotide-diphosphate reductase subunit beta (B2 or R2 protein; type 1b enzyme; catalyzes the rate-limiting step in dNTP synthesis; converts nucleotides to deoxynucleotides; forms a homodimer and then a multimeric complex with NrdE) — METYYKAINWNAIEDVIDKSTWEKLTEQFWLDTRIPLSNDLDDWRKLSNKEKDLVGKVFGGLTLLDTMQSETGVQALRSDIRTPHEEAVFNNIQFMESVHAKSYSSIFSTLNTKAEIEEIFEWTNTNPYLQRKAEIINEIYLNGSPLEKKVASVFLETFLFYSGFFTPLYYLGNNKLANVAEIIKLIIRDESVHGTYIGYKFQLGFNELPEEEQGKLKEWMYDLLYTLYENEEGYTESLYDGVGWTEEVKTFLRYNANKALMNLGQDPLFPDSADDVNPIVMNGISTGTSNHDFFSQVGNGYLLGEVEAMQDEDYNYGLD; from the coding sequence ATGGAAACTTACTACAAAGCCATTAACTGGAATGCCATCGAAGATGTCATCGACAAATCAACTTGGGAAAAGCTGACAGAGCAATTCTGGCTCGATACGCGTATCCCCTTGTCAAATGACCTAGACGACTGGAGAAAACTATCAAACAAAGAAAAAGACTTGGTTGGAAAAGTCTTTGGTGGTTTGACCCTTTTGGATACCATGCAATCTGAAACAGGGGTTCAGGCGCTTCGCTCAGACATCCGTACACCGCATGAAGAAGCTGTGTTTAACAACATCCAATTTATGGAATCTGTCCACGCAAAATCTTACTCTTCTATCTTTTCAACCTTGAACACCAAGGCCGAAATCGAAGAAATCTTTGAATGGACCAACACTAACCCCTACCTACAAAGAAAAGCGGAAATTATCAATGAAATCTACCTCAATGGTAGCCCACTTGAAAAGAAAGTTGCCAGTGTTTTCCTTGAAACTTTCCTCTTCTACTCTGGTTTCTTTACACCGCTTTACTATCTTGGTAACAACAAACTAGCCAATGTTGCAGAAATCATCAAACTGATCATTCGTGATGAGTCTGTTCACGGAACTTATATTGGTTACAAATTCCAACTTGGTTTTAACGAATTGCCTGAAGAAGAGCAAGGAAAGCTCAAAGAATGGATGTACGATCTGCTCTACACTCTCTACGAGAACGAAGAGGGCTATACAGAAAGCCTCTATGACGGTGTTGGTTGGACTGAGGAAGTTAAAACCTTCCTTCGTTACAATGCTAATAAGGCTCTTATGAACCTAGGACAAGATCCACTCTTCCCTGATTCAGCTGATGATGTCAATCCAATCGTTATGAACGGTATTTCAACAGGAACTTCTAACCACGACTTCTTCTCTCAAGTCGGAAATGGTTACCTCCTTGGTGAAGTTGAAGCCATGCAAGACGAGGATTACAACTACGGTTTGGACTAA
- a CDS encoding ribonucleotide-diphosphate reductase subunit alpha (Catalyzes the rate-limiting step in dNTP synthesis), with translation MGLKHLEDVTYFRLNNEINRPVNGQIMLHKDKEALDAFFKENVVPNTMVFDSITDKINYLIEHNYIETAFLKKYRPEFLEELHQFIKDQNFQFKSFMAAYKFYNQYALKTNDGEYYLESMEDRVFFNALYFADGDEAIATDIANEIIHQRYQPATPSFLNAGRARRGELVSCFLIQVTDDMNSIGRSINSALQLSRIGGGVGISLSNLREAGAPIKGYEGAASGVVPVMKLFEDSFSYSNQLGQRQGAGVVYLNVFHPDIIAFLSTKKENADEKVRVKTLSLGVVVPDKFYELARKNEEMYLFSPYSVELEYGVPFNYIDITEKYDELVANPNIRKTKIKARDLETEISKLQQESGYPYVVNIDTANRANPVDGKIIMSNLCSEILQVQEPSLINDAQEFLQMGTDVSCNLGSTNVVNMMTSPDFGRSIRAMVRALTFVTDSSHIVAVPTIDHGNSLAHTFGLGAMGLHSYLAQQLIEYGSPESIEFTSIYFMLMNYWTLVESNNIARERGITFHNFEKSDYANGSYFDKYVTGEFVPKSDRVKELFKDVFIPSATDWTELREKVQADGLYHQNRLAVAPNGSISYINDVSASIHPITQRIEERQEKKIGKIYYPAAGLSTDTIPYYTSAYDMDMRKVIDVYAAATEHVDQGLSLTLFMRSDIPKGLYEWKKENKQTTRDLSILRNYAFNKGIKSIYYVRTFTDDGGEVGANQCESCVI, from the coding sequence ATGGGATTAAAACATCTTGAGGACGTAACTTACTTCCGTCTCAATAACGAAATCAACCGTCCTGTCAATGGACAAATCATGCTTCATAAAGATAAGGAAGCCTTGGATGCCTTCTTTAAAGAAAATGTAGTTCCAAATACCATGGTTTTTGATTCAATTACTGATAAAATCAACTACCTTATTGAACATAACTACATCGAAACTGCATTTCTCAAGAAATACCGTCCAGAGTTTTTGGAAGAATTGCATCAATTTATCAAGGACCAAAACTTCCAATTCAAATCATTCATGGCTGCCTATAAGTTTTACAACCAGTATGCCTTGAAGACTAATGACGGTGAATATTACCTTGAAAGTATGGAAGACCGTGTCTTCTTTAACGCGCTTTATTTTGCTGACGGGGATGAAGCGATTGCGACTGATATTGCCAATGAAATCATCCACCAACGCTATCAACCAGCTACTCCTTCCTTCTTGAATGCTGGTCGTGCTCGTCGTGGAGAGTTGGTATCTTGTTTCTTGATTCAAGTAACTGATGACATGAACTCTATCGGACGTTCCATCAACTCAGCTCTCCAACTTTCACGTATCGGTGGTGGTGTGGGAATTTCCCTCAGCAACCTTCGTGAAGCTGGAGCTCCTATCAAAGGTTATGAAGGTGCTGCTTCTGGTGTCGTACCAGTTATGAAGCTTTTTGAAGACAGCTTCTCTTACTCAAACCAACTCGGGCAACGTCAAGGTGCTGGGGTTGTCTACCTCAACGTCTTTCACCCAGATATCATCGCTTTCCTTTCAACTAAGAAAGAAAATGCCGATGAAAAAGTTCGTGTTAAGACCCTCTCACTTGGAGTTGTGGTGCCCGATAAATTCTACGAATTAGCTCGTAAAAATGAAGAAATGTATCTCTTTAGCCCTTACTCTGTAGAGCTTGAGTATGGTGTACCGTTCAACTACATCGACATCACTGAGAAATATGATGAATTGGTTGCAAATCCAAATATCCGCAAGACAAAAATCAAGGCGCGTGATTTGGAAACTGAAATTTCTAAATTGCAACAAGAGTCTGGTTACCCTTATGTAGTCAACATTGATACAGCCAACCGTGCTAATCCCGTTGATGGTAAGATTATCATGAGTAACTTGTGCTCTGAGATTCTTCAAGTTCAAGAACCAAGCTTGATCAACGATGCTCAAGAATTCCTTCAAATGGGAACGGACGTTTCATGTAACCTTGGTTCAACCAACGTGGTCAACATGATGACTTCACCTGACTTTGGTCGTTCTATTCGCGCTATGGTTCGTGCCCTTACTTTCGTTACAGATAGTTCACACATCGTAGCTGTCCCTACTATCGACCACGGAAACAGTTTAGCTCACACCTTTGGTCTTGGTGCCATGGGGCTTCATAGCTACCTTGCCCAACAACTGATTGAGTACGGATCACCTGAGTCAATTGAATTTACAAGCATCTACTTTATGCTTATGAACTACTGGACCTTAGTGGAGTCAAACAATATCGCTCGCGAACGTGGTATTACCTTCCACAACTTTGAAAAATCAGACTATGCTAACGGTAGCTACTTTGACAAGTATGTGACAGGCGAGTTTGTTCCAAAATCAGACCGTGTTAAAGAACTCTTTAAAGATGTCTTTATTCCAAGTGCTACTGATTGGACTGAACTTCGCGAAAAGGTTCAAGCAGATGGACTTTACCATCAAAACCGTCTAGCTGTTGCTCCAAATGGTTCTATCAGCTACATCAACGACGTTTCTGCTTCTATCCACCCGATTACACAACGTATCGAAGAACGTCAAGAGAAGAAAATCGGTAAAATCTACTATCCTGCTGCAGGTTTGTCAACAGATACTATCCCTTACTACACTTCTGCTTACGACATGGATATGCGTAAGGTGATTGATGTTTATGCTGCTGCAACAGAGCACGTGGACCAAGGGCTTTCGCTCACTCTCTTCATGCGTAGTGACATTCCAAAAGGTCTTTACGAATGGAAGAAAGAAAACAAACAAACGACACGTGATTTGTCTATTCTTCGTAACTATGCCTTTAACAAGGGAATCAAGTCCATTTACTACGTCCGTACCTTTACAGACGACGGTGGGGAAGTTGGTGCTAACCAATGTGAAAGCTGTGTGATTTAA